A region of the Chryseobacterium gotjawalense genome:
TCTATGGCGAAAGTACGCGTTAACTACGGGTTAACCTACGCGGATCACTTGCAGCAAAGACTTTGGAAGAAATTAATAAGTAAAAAAGAGACATTTAACAGAAAGTAAAAAAAATACAATATCCTTTCTGTCGATCAGTTGTAAAGATACAAAAAAACTTAAAGCCTGTTTACATAAAATTACAAATAGATTTAGAAACGAAAAATTTGCAGAATAAAATATGATCCGGGAGTTATATGGTTTCACTTTTCGGGTACAAAATTGATATTTAATAAATTTCAACCGCTCTTATTATTTTTAAAAATAAAATCAACTGTCAAAAAAAGAACGTATTTTTCCGTTCATAATTGATTTAAAAAATTGTAGTGGTCAGTAGAAACCTTCAAAACAGTATTTATTTCACCTTCGCAATCTTGCTGGGGTTGCTCTACTATTTTTACAATCCTGCGTATTATCAGCTATTCCCGAACTGTATTTTCAAAAGCTTGACGGGATTAAGCTGTCCCGGTTGTGGCGCGCAAAGAGCGACTCACGAATTACTGCACCTGAACTTTAAAAATGCTTTTGCTTACAACCCTTTGCTCGTCGTTTCTTTACCTTATGCCTTGACGGGCTTATTGTTTTATCAAACCAAATTAAAAGAGCGCTTCCCCAACACCAGGCAGTTTTTGTACGGTCAGAAAGCGATTTTAATTGTTTTAGTGTTGATAATCCTGTTCTTCATTTTCCGGAATTTATAAATTCCTATTTTTGCAAATTACTTCCAATTAATAATGAAAAATATTTTCACTTTACTTTTATTCAGCTTCTCAACGGTTGTTTTTGCACAGAAAAAATCGGTTAACACAAAAGCAAACCTTAAAAAAACAGTTGCTGAAAAAACGACAGTTCCAAAAGTTAATTCAGATCTCATAAAAATCAACGATTCTATTCCGGCGCTTATTCCTTATAAAAAAGAAGGCAAATCCGGTTTTATCAATCAGAAAGGCAAAATCATCATCGCACCGGTTTACAGCAATGTTGGGTTTTTCACCGAAGACTGCAATCTTTTGAATTCCCCCAACAGTAAAGTTCAGAAATTCGGTTCGAAAGAGTACGCTTCCGTAAGGCTCGACGGAGAAGATTACAGAATGGATCAATCCGGAAAAAGAGTGTATCGCTTTAAAGAGGAGGATTTAGGGATTTGCCCTCAACAATTTAAAGCGCAGTTATTCCATGCCTATATTTTAAATAAAGCTTACGGAATTATCGAAGATTCCAAATTCCACGATGCTTCAGATTACCGGCACTTCACCATTTACCCCCAGTTTCAATACCTTCATATTCTGGAAGGAGATGATCTGAAAAACCCGATGATCATCGCCGTGAAAAATGATCAGTTCGGAATTATCGACGTTACCGGAAAAGTCATTATTCCGTTTGAATATGAAGACATCAAAAGAAACTACAGCTGGAAACTCGGCCGTTTGTTTGAAGTGACCAAAGACGGCGAAAATTACTTCTTTATTGATATTGCCAACAAGGCATATTAAGAAAATAGTTGTAAGTTTACACCCAGAAATTAAAGGGGTGCTGTGAAAAGCTGAGATTATACCCAATGAACCTGGAACAGATAATGCTGTTTAGGGAAAGCTGATGAGCTGATTTAACAATTCGATGATTTACTGATTTTGACATCATCATATTTTCAAATTAACTCATTAGCACATTGCAAGTCGCCCCTTTTATTCAATTAATCTTAAAAATTAAAAGAATGAAAGGATTTATTTTTTTAGGACTTCTCGCAGGTCCATTTTACTTTGCACAAAATACCGTGCAGGATTCCCTCAAAACGAAGGAAATTGAAAGTATCAACTTTCTAAAACGGCTGCCCGTCACCAAAGAAATCATCAACGTTGAAAAAGATCTGGGACAAAAAAATCTTGGTCAGGATTTACCGATTTTACTGAAAAACCAAATGTCTGTGATTTCGACTTCCGATGCCGGAAACGGCGTTGGTTATACCGGATTTAGAATTCGTGGTGTTGGCGGAACCGCAATCAATGTAATGCTGAACGGTGTTCCGTACAATGATTCGGAATCTCAGGGAACCTTTTTTGTAAATGTTGGAGATTTAACGAGTTCCGCCTCTCAAATCGTCATTCAGCGCGGCGTCGGGACTTCTTCAAATGGAGTTTCTGCTTTTGGGGCGAGCGTCAATGTGATTACCAAAAGTCCCGAAGAACAGTTTTATGTAAAATCTGATGATTCATACGGATCTTTTAATACCTATAAATATTCTGCAGAAGTGGGAAGCGGAAAATTCTGGAAAGACCGGTTATCAGTAATGGGAAGGTATACCACCATTCATTCTGACGGTTATATTGACCGCGCTTTTTCAAATCTGGATTCTTACAATTTTACTGCGCTTTTTGAAGAGAAGAAAACCAAAATCAGACTCATGGCTTTTGGCGGAAAAGAAAAAACCTACCAAGCCTGGAACGGAATTGACAAAGCAACCTGGGAAACCAACCCGAAATTTAATTATTCCGGAGCAATTTATGATGCGAACTGGGAAAACATTGTTGGGTTTTACGACAACGAAACCGATAATTACCGCCAAAACCATTACCAATTATTGTGGGAACAAAATTTTAACAATCATTGGAATCTTGAGACGACTTTTCATTATACCAAAGGAAAAGGATATTATGAAAACTACAAACAGGACGCGAAGTTTTCGAAATACAATTTACCCGACTTAATCACTGATAATCAAACCATTAAAAGAACAGA
Encoded here:
- a CDS encoding DUF2752 domain-containing protein encodes the protein MVSRNLQNSIYFTFAILLGLLYYFYNPAYYQLFPNCIFKSLTGLSCPGCGAQRATHELLHLNFKNAFAYNPLLVVSLPYALTGLLFYQTKLKERFPNTRQFLYGQKAILIVLVLIILFFIFRNL
- a CDS encoding WG repeat-containing protein, whose translation is MKNIFTLLLFSFSTVVFAQKKSVNTKANLKKTVAEKTTVPKVNSDLIKINDSIPALIPYKKEGKSGFINQKGKIIIAPVYSNVGFFTEDCNLLNSPNSKVQKFGSKEYASVRLDGEDYRMDQSGKRVYRFKEEDLGICPQQFKAQLFHAYILNKAYGIIEDSKFHDASDYRHFTIYPQFQYLHILEGDDLKNPMIIAVKNDQFGIIDVTGKVIIPFEYEDIKRNYSWKLGRLFEVTKDGENYFFIDIANKAY